In Triplophysa rosa unplaced genomic scaffold, Trosa_1v2 scaffold35_ERROPOS451342, whole genome shotgun sequence, the following proteins share a genomic window:
- the LOC130550578 gene encoding germ cell-specific gene 1-like protein: MGMDRRRRASLALTLNFIALTLAISALTTSYWCDGNRKVAKPFCTGPVTGKQTHCIRYNSSNINDSRLIQYIWETGEDKFVLRKFHTGIWFSCEQNVDLIGEKCRSFINVAPPHERGVLWLCIVAECLYILLLATGGILMSIEVCHFGNAIDGLKLNAFAAIFTVLSGN, translated from the exons ATGGGGATGGATCGGAGGCGGAGAGCATCCCTGGCGCTCACCTTGAACTTCATCGCGCTGACACTCGCCATATCCGCACTGACTACCAGCTACTGGTGTGACGGCAACCGAAAAGTTGCCAAACCCTTCTGCACCGGGCCGGTGACAGGGAAACAAACACACTGCATTAGGTACAACAGCTCGAACATCAATGACAGCAGGctgatacagtatatatggGAGACCGGTGAGGATAAATTTGTTCTGAGGAAGTTCCACACCGGCATTTGGTTTTCCTGTGAGCAGAATGTGGACCTTATTG GCGAGAAATGCAGAAGTTTCATAAACGTTGCCCCTCCCCATGAGAGAG gtgTCTTATGGCTGTGTATTGTGGCTGAATGTCTCTACATCTTACTATTGGCCACTGGTGGAATTCTAATGTCCATAGAGGTCTGCCATTTTGGAAACGCCATTGATGGATTGAAACTGAACGCCTTTGCAGCCATATTCACAGTCTTGTCAGGTAACTAG